One Clostridia bacterium genomic region harbors:
- a CDS encoding FAD-dependent thymidylate synthase, with amino-acid sequence MAPFQSTGAHSTIAASIPDPKAQMQYDMNVKNENPEKIESLTQVFAVAGAEPEVQAYAMAKYSRSSLSMKQSLAELNEQKAEKFLDTFYFQYGHRSIADLAHVAMAIERLSLLAATIVVDEQRWDGQERSTRYQDFKKSGYYTPALGGDAELRRQYIEAIEQLFAEYREFSELMFRHLAERTPRPAEMKEDAYERTLRARAFDLSRYLLPMATNTSLGQIVNARTLETQVSRMLSHTHAEVRQLAEMLKQAGRGAAYNVNQDAWTKLVEAIEAKDANLGDTARSLLLKPTRVAPTLVKYAEISRYETETRKALCQAAEELMKGAAIASATAVDLLEDDPLELELATTLLYEHSRYSYRQVREAVSSLTDAQRSEIVDLGMRHRGRHDELLRAFCVGQRFRFDILMDIGGYRDMHRHRRCTQIAQAYSFAHGFDTPAEVEDAGHSARYAEVMQRVSDAAHRIAAKLAEIGAETEDAQYLIPLAYRKRALFKMDFAEVVYITELRTGPAGHYSYRNVAWKMYEAIAKRHPGMAKYFRVTDVREPVDLLKR; translated from the coding sequence GTGGCTCCTTTCCAATCCACAGGCGCACACAGTACGATTGCCGCTTCCATTCCAGATCCGAAAGCGCAGATGCAATACGACATGAACGTGAAAAACGAGAACCCGGAGAAGATTGAGTCTTTGACGCAGGTGTTCGCCGTCGCCGGTGCTGAACCGGAAGTGCAGGCGTACGCGATGGCGAAGTACTCGCGTTCTTCGCTTTCGATGAAGCAGTCGCTGGCGGAGTTGAACGAACAGAAGGCTGAGAAGTTTCTCGACACGTTCTACTTCCAGTATGGACATCGTTCCATCGCCGACCTGGCGCACGTCGCGATGGCGATCGAACGCCTCTCTTTGCTGGCGGCGACGATCGTGGTAGACGAGCAGCGTTGGGATGGGCAGGAGCGCTCGACGCGCTACCAGGATTTCAAGAAAAGCGGATATTACACGCCCGCGCTGGGCGGCGACGCGGAGTTGAGGCGGCAGTATATCGAAGCCATCGAGCAGTTGTTCGCCGAGTATCGCGAGTTCTCCGAGTTGATGTTCCGGCACCTGGCGGAGCGGACGCCGCGTCCGGCAGAGATGAAAGAGGACGCTTACGAGCGCACGTTGCGTGCGCGCGCCTTTGACCTCTCGCGCTACCTGCTGCCGATGGCGACCAATACTTCGCTCGGGCAGATCGTGAATGCGCGCACGCTGGAGACACAGGTTTCGCGCATGTTGTCGCACACTCACGCGGAAGTGCGGCAACTGGCCGAGATGTTGAAACAGGCTGGGCGCGGCGCGGCTTACAACGTCAACCAGGATGCGTGGACAAAGCTGGTGGAGGCCATCGAAGCAAAGGATGCGAACCTGGGCGACACCGCGCGCTCGCTGCTGCTGAAGCCGACGCGGGTGGCTCCGACGCTGGTCAAGTACGCAGAAATTAGCCGTTACGAGACGGAGACGCGGAAAGCGCTTTGTCAGGCCGCAGAAGAACTGATGAAGGGGGCGGCAATCGCTTCGGCAACGGCAGTCGATTTGCTGGAAGATGATCCGCTGGAACTCGAATTGGCGACCACGCTGCTTTACGAGCATTCGCGCTACTCGTATCGGCAAGTGCGAGAGGCCGTGAGTTCGCTGACGGATGCGCAGCGGAGCGAGATTGTCGATCTCGGTATGCGGCATCGCGGGCGACATGATGAGTTGCTGCGGGCGTTTTGCGTGGGACAGAGGTTCCGCTTCGACATCCTGATGGATATCGGCGGCTACAGGGACATGCACCGGCACCGCCGCTGTACCCAGATCGCGCAGGCATATTCTTTCGCGCACGGTTTCGACACTCCCGCGGAGGTCGAGGATGCGGGGCACAGTGCGCGCTACGCAGAAGTAATGCAGCGCGTGTCGGATGCGGCGCACCGGATCGCCGCCAAGTTGGCGGAGATCGGCGCGGAGACTGAAGACGCGCAATATTTGATTCCTCTGGCATACCGGAAGCGTGCGCTCTTCAAGATGGATTTTGCCGAGGTGGTTTACATCACGGAGTTGCGCACGGGACCAGCGGGCCACTACTCCTATCGCAATGTGGCGTGGAAGATGTACGAGGCAATCGCCAAGCGGCATCCAGGGATGGCGAAGTACTTCCGTGTGACGGACGTTCGCGAACCGGTAGACTTGCTGAAGCGCTGA
- a CDS encoding glycosyltransferase: MDERRATEMNEASVINPENKTAGGSVDDEATTAHPSAPFIERRKKPRISETPPAPAPPPRLDDYVPIIGQANIDELRYLAIRLRGKTVKMVNSTAVGGGVAEILNRLIPLMNELEIHTRWEVITGGNDFYEVTKGFHNALHGGQYHFTKEAREIFVAYTEQNRQRMEFVEDLFVMHDPQPAGLIASKADTRGKWIWRCHIDLSQPDPDVWGFLRPMIDQYDASIFSSPAFSRQLSIPQYLFYPCIDALSEKNKELDEAYIDKVCDDFGVDRSRPIVTQISRFDRLKDPVGVIQAYKLAKRYVDCQLVLAGGGATDDPEGAVVLQEVMEEAGDDPDIIILNLPPWSALEINALQRASTIVIQKSIREGFGLTVAEALWKKKPVIGGAVGGIPVQVVHKMTGVLVHSVEGAAYQMRYLLTHPEFAAELGRAGYEHVKENFLMTTNVKRWLLLFGIVLGTARPSDPAAK; this comes from the coding sequence ATGGATGAGCGCAGAGCGACAGAGATGAATGAGGCCTCGGTGATCAACCCTGAAAACAAAACGGCTGGCGGGAGCGTTGACGACGAGGCGACGACCGCGCACCCCAGTGCGCCTTTTATCGAACGCCGGAAAAAACCGCGCATCAGCGAGACTCCGCCGGCTCCAGCACCGCCACCCAGACTGGATGACTACGTCCCGATTATCGGGCAGGCGAACATCGACGAGTTGCGCTACCTGGCGATACGGTTGCGCGGTAAGACCGTGAAGATGGTGAACTCGACGGCTGTTGGCGGAGGCGTCGCGGAGATCCTGAACCGGCTGATTCCGCTGATGAATGAGCTGGAAATTCATACCAGGTGGGAAGTCATCACGGGTGGCAACGATTTCTACGAGGTAACAAAAGGTTTTCATAACGCACTGCATGGCGGGCAATACCACTTTACGAAAGAGGCTCGCGAAATCTTTGTTGCGTACACCGAGCAGAACCGGCAACGCATGGAGTTTGTGGAAGACCTTTTCGTCATGCACGATCCCCAACCGGCGGGGCTGATCGCTTCGAAGGCCGATACGCGCGGCAAGTGGATATGGCGCTGCCACATCGACCTGTCGCAACCGGACCCGGATGTGTGGGGCTTCCTGCGTCCGATGATCGATCAGTACGACGCATCCATCTTCTCGTCGCCGGCGTTCTCGCGACAGTTGAGTATTCCGCAGTACCTGTTTTATCCCTGCATCGACGCGCTCTCCGAGAAGAACAAGGAACTCGACGAGGCCTACATCGACAAGGTGTGCGATGACTTCGGAGTGGACCGTTCGCGCCCAATCGTGACGCAGATATCGCGCTTCGATCGGCTGAAGGACCCGGTGGGCGTGATCCAGGCGTACAAGCTGGCGAAGCGCTATGTGGACTGCCAGTTGGTGCTGGCAGGCGGCGGCGCGACAGACGATCCAGAGGGCGCTGTGGTGTTGCAGGAGGTGATGGAGGAAGCGGGCGACGACCCGGACATCATCATCCTGAACCTGCCACCCTGGTCGGCGCTGGAGATCAATGCGTTGCAGAGGGCTTCGACGATCGTTATTCAGAAGTCGATTCGCGAAGGCTTCGGACTGACGGTGGCGGAAGCTCTTTGGAAGAAAAAGCCTGTCATTGGAGGTGCGGTGGGCGGCATCCCTGTGCAGGTCGTCCACAAGATGACAGGCGTGCTGGTGCATTCGGTGGAAGGTGCAGCGTACCAGATGCGTTACTTGTTGACTCATCCGGAATTCGCTGCGGAGTTGGGCCGCGCCGGTTACGAGCACGTGAAGGAAAATTTCCTGATGACAACGAACGTGAAGCGCTGGCTGTTGTTGTTCGGGATCGTACTGGGGACTGCTCGTCCGTCAGATCCGGCGGCGAAATAG
- the fabG gene encoding 3-oxoacyl-[acyl-carrier-protein] reductase → MQSLQGRVALITGASQGIGKACASILAEAGASVALAARSEDKLNETVKQIADAGGTAAAFKLDVSNEDEIKSVCKAVIAQFGKIDILVNNAGITRDQLVMRMKRVDWDAVLHTNLTAPHLLIQQVIGSMLKNRWGRIINISSIMGQMGQAGQANYAASKAGLIGLTMAVAREVASRNITVNAVAPGFIETSMTTELAPELKESILKMIPVGRTGTDAEVAHAVRFLASEEAGFITGEVLKINGGMLMG, encoded by the coding sequence ATGCAGTCATTGCAAGGGCGCGTTGCGCTGATTACTGGAGCCTCGCAGGGTATCGGCAAAGCTTGCGCTTCCATCCTCGCTGAAGCCGGCGCATCGGTGGCGCTCGCCGCCCGCAGCGAAGACAAACTTAACGAAACCGTCAAGCAGATCGCCGATGCCGGCGGTACCGCCGCGGCGTTCAAGCTCGATGTCTCCAACGAAGACGAGATCAAGTCGGTCTGCAAGGCCGTCATAGCGCAATTCGGCAAAATCGATATCCTGGTCAACAATGCCGGCATCACTCGCGACCAGCTCGTAATGCGCATGAAACGCGTTGATTGGGACGCAGTTCTGCACACCAATCTCACTGCGCCCCACCTGCTCATTCAGCAGGTCATCGGCTCAATGCTCAAGAATCGCTGGGGCCGCATCATCAACATCAGCAGCATCATGGGACAAATGGGACAGGCCGGTCAGGCGAACTACGCCGCCTCGAAGGCTGGCCTCATAGGGCTCACGATGGCCGTCGCTCGCGAAGTCGCCTCGCGCAATATCACCGTCAACGCCGTGGCGCCCGGCTTCATCGAAACCTCTATGACCACTGAGCTCGCTCCCGAGTTGAAGGAATCCATACTGAAGATGATCCCCGTGGGACGGACGGGCACAGACGCCGAAGTCGCGCACGCCGTGCGCTTTCTCGCCTCCGAAGAAGCAGGATTTATTACCGGTGAAGTCCTGAAAATCAACGGCGGGATGCTGATGGGCTGA
- a CDS encoding DUF5752 family protein yields the protein MATAQMPVHIRRWAKAPFYFNTAAHLLRIGRERATNLQELLEGLRTCPEDSIFQHTFRTLQEHHFIREGFSNDFAHWAFFSCNEVGLAERLSSIDIREFTSLKSLRERIVKTVDDYLTAKPRARERLALEPFYFCASDTVVIPTTLVARNLNEFVDGIRQISVHGIHYHFIEARLRLKLNSNDFSLWLERELDMGKLADRLNRIDIYTSTLQEVRNQIVRVLQAAL from the coding sequence GTGGCAACAGCACAGATGCCGGTCCACATACGCCGGTGGGCGAAGGCGCCGTTCTATTTCAATACGGCGGCTCACCTGCTTCGCATCGGACGTGAACGCGCTACGAACCTGCAAGAGTTGCTCGAGGGCTTACGCACCTGCCCCGAAGATTCTATCTTTCAGCACACTTTCAGAACGTTGCAGGAACATCACTTCATCCGGGAAGGTTTCTCGAACGACTTCGCACACTGGGCTTTCTTTTCCTGCAACGAGGTCGGCTTGGCAGAGAGGCTTTCGTCTATTGATATTCGAGAGTTTACCTCACTGAAGTCATTGCGTGAGCGCATCGTGAAAACCGTGGACGATTACCTGACGGCAAAGCCGCGCGCGCGAGAGCGGTTGGCGCTTGAGCCGTTCTATTTCTGTGCCTCAGACACGGTAGTGATCCCAACGACCTTGGTGGCGCGCAATTTGAACGAGTTCGTGGATGGCATCCGGCAGATCAGCGTTCACGGCATCCATTATCACTTCATCGAAGCGCGATTGCGGCTAAAGCTGAACTCCAATGATTTCTCGCTGTGGCTTGAACGGGAGTTGGACATGGGAAAACTCGCCGACAGGCTTAACCGTATCGACATCTACACGTCAACCCTGCAAGAGGTGCGTAATCAAATCGTGCGCGTGTTGCAGGCGGCACTGTAA
- a CDS encoding DUF2071 domain-containing protein, producing MTQTWNDLLFAHFAIEPRKLRALVPDVLTLDLYQGNAWLSVTPFWISNLRPTGLPPAPLVSRFPELNVRTYVTYEGKPGIFFFSLDAGNLSAVWGARIFYRLPYWHADMKIWGALANGYTRNAKAASAPDEIHYRSKRLHGPRAVKGMPELRGVYRPATPVRTATPGSLPEFLSERYCLYAFSHKRLYRGEIHHLPWPLQTAEVELKTNTMAEPIGITLPEQPDLTHFSRSLKVLVWPPQRLL from the coding sequence ATGACGCAGACATGGAACGACCTGCTCTTTGCGCACTTTGCAATAGAGCCTCGTAAACTGCGCGCGCTCGTGCCTGATGTGCTTACGCTCGATCTCTACCAGGGCAACGCGTGGCTTTCTGTTACGCCATTCTGGATTAGTAATCTTCGGCCGACAGGACTGCCGCCCGCGCCCCTCGTTTCACGCTTCCCCGAATTGAACGTGCGCACCTACGTGACCTACGAGGGCAAGCCTGGCATCTTTTTCTTTTCGCTGGATGCCGGTAATCTCTCTGCCGTGTGGGGCGCGCGTATCTTCTACCGGCTGCCCTACTGGCACGCTGACATGAAGATATGGGGCGCGCTCGCCAACGGCTACACCCGGAACGCCAAGGCCGCCAGTGCTCCCGATGAAATACACTACCGCTCCAAGCGCTTGCACGGCCCCAGGGCTGTAAAAGGAATGCCGGAATTACGGGGGGTATATCGGCCCGCGACACCGGTGCGCACCGCGACACCCGGCAGCCTGCCTGAGTTTCTCTCGGAGCGCTACTGCCTCTACGCCTTCAGCCACAAGCGCCTCTACCGAGGGGAGATTCACCATCTTCCGTGGCCATTGCAAACCGCGGAAGTCGAACTCAAAACCAACACCATGGCCGAGCCCATCGGCATCACTCTGCCTGAGCAACCCGACCTGACGCACTTCTCGCGCAGCCTCAAGGTTCTTGTCTGGCCGCCGCAAAGATTGCTGTAA
- a CDS encoding MXAN_5187 C-terminal domain-containing protein, whose translation MTIDEELNILEESVRRLKIEYDVYFGGGSKRPPNDTEWRVNSLIKKHGDNGKKLNYAQRFRYNTIAQKYAIFSDLWRQKMKIKEEGYRRPQDAMLGIQGLRTDPPAEAPPTSTFVSKLRPFKTSCSDVDADAENVQTLYQAMVDAKRRAGEQVSNAASFDNFKAFVRRKTEQIRKDHGCRDVEYSVELKDGQVKLKARAKI comes from the coding sequence TTGACCATCGATGAGGAATTGAACATCCTCGAAGAGTCCGTCCGCCGGCTCAAGATAGAGTATGACGTGTACTTCGGCGGCGGCTCCAAGCGACCGCCGAACGATACCGAGTGGCGCGTCAACTCGCTCATCAAGAAACACGGCGACAACGGCAAGAAGCTCAATTACGCACAGCGCTTCCGATATAACACGATCGCCCAGAAGTATGCTATTTTCAGCGACTTATGGCGTCAGAAGATGAAGATCAAGGAAGAAGGCTATCGCCGCCCGCAGGACGCCATGCTCGGCATCCAGGGTCTCCGAACTGATCCCCCAGCGGAAGCGCCACCCACTTCCACTTTTGTCAGCAAACTCCGGCCTTTTAAAACGTCCTGCTCGGATGTCGACGCCGATGCCGAAAACGTACAGACGTTGTACCAGGCCATGGTGGACGCCAAGCGCCGCGCCGGAGAGCAGGTCTCGAATGCCGCCAGCTTCGATAACTTCAAGGCTTTCGTCCGCCGCAAGACCGAACAAATTCGAAAGGATCACGGTTGCCGCGACGTTGAGTACAGCGTGGAGTTAAAGGACGGACAGGTTAAACTGAAGGCCAGAGCGAAAATCTGA
- a CDS encoding response regulator transcription factor: MFAGKKIRIVIADDHAVLRESLGALLGSQKGMQVVGAASNGNEAVALVKQHQPDVLLLDLFMPGSDGFEVLRTLERAGIRVASVVLTGSESQADYVQVVRLGARGLVLKGDAPAKLFAAIRTVAEGELAFSDEVAHGVLNAMADEPQQEMATTLARLSERERQIAFLVARGLKNKDIGAELTISENTVKRHLQSIFSKTGARDRLELAVLALTELTNAA, translated from the coding sequence ATGTTCGCTGGCAAGAAAATCCGGATTGTTATCGCAGACGATCACGCAGTTCTACGCGAGTCGCTCGGCGCGTTGTTGGGCAGTCAAAAAGGAATGCAAGTGGTTGGGGCCGCTTCGAATGGCAACGAGGCGGTTGCGCTCGTTAAACAACATCAACCGGACGTCCTGCTGCTCGACCTGTTCATGCCCGGGAGCGACGGCTTTGAAGTTCTGCGAACGCTCGAGCGGGCCGGCATAAGAGTGGCTTCTGTCGTCCTGACGGGATCAGAAAGCCAGGCTGATTATGTTCAAGTGGTGCGGCTGGGCGCGCGTGGATTGGTCTTGAAGGGAGACGCCCCGGCAAAACTCTTCGCCGCGATACGGACAGTTGCAGAAGGTGAACTGGCATTCTCTGACGAGGTGGCACACGGTGTCTTGAACGCCATGGCGGACGAACCGCAGCAGGAGATGGCGACCACGTTGGCGCGACTCTCAGAGCGCGAGCGGCAAATCGCGTTTCTGGTGGCGCGCGGACTCAAGAACAAAGACATCGGCGCGGAGCTAACGATTAGTGAGAACACGGTGAAGCGGCACCTCCAGAGCATCTTCAGCAAGACTGGGGCACGCGACCGTTTGGAGTTGGCAGTGCTCGCGCTGACGGAACTGACGAATGCGGCTTAG
- a CDS encoding cation:proton antiporter, whose amino-acid sequence MPHGSETLLLQLFTIFVWAKVFGEVFERLSMPAVLGEILAGVVLGPYATSFVIPSETVFSIAEIGAIFLLFTVGLETSPQDLIRVGRLSLRVALAGVLVPFALGFTFLKLHGDPMHEATFVAAAMVATSVGITARVLRDMHVLKLHTARVILGAAVFDDILGMVLLAVVVSMASGGGIQWLHLGIVTLEAVGFALFMIFIGPGVIGRLRPGLQRMSTHDAPLILALAICLLLSWGASLIGMAAIIGAFFAGLIFADYSPEWNLQPRIHAINEFLAPFFFFTMGSRLDLRVFSKEVLVVAGVISLLAIISKLVGCGVPMLREGWRNALKVGVGMTPRGEVALIVALIGLQMNVISQRAYAIVIFMTAITTVLPPPLLRILYREESDVAQQALVSGAGAAEERAEVVVPGDNIG is encoded by the coding sequence ATGCCGCACGGAAGTGAGACCTTACTACTCCAGTTGTTCACCATCTTCGTGTGGGCGAAGGTGTTCGGTGAGGTGTTCGAGCGACTCTCGATGCCCGCCGTTCTTGGTGAAATCCTGGCGGGAGTTGTTCTTGGTCCCTATGCCACCAGTTTCGTAATACCTTCCGAAACCGTTTTCTCGATTGCCGAGATTGGCGCCATCTTCCTTCTCTTTACCGTAGGCCTGGAAACCAGCCCGCAGGACCTCATACGTGTCGGGCGGTTATCCCTCCGGGTCGCGCTCGCCGGCGTCCTTGTGCCCTTCGCCCTGGGCTTCACTTTTCTGAAGCTCCACGGCGACCCAATGCACGAAGCCACATTTGTAGCTGCCGCGATGGTCGCCACCAGCGTCGGCATCACGGCACGTGTCTTGCGAGACATGCACGTGCTGAAGTTGCACACAGCGCGAGTCATACTCGGCGCCGCTGTCTTCGACGACATACTAGGCATGGTGCTGCTGGCAGTGGTCGTCAGCATGGCTTCCGGCGGCGGCATACAGTGGCTACACCTTGGCATAGTCACTCTGGAGGCGGTTGGCTTCGCGCTGTTCATGATCTTCATAGGACCAGGAGTCATCGGACGCCTTCGCCCCGGCCTGCAACGCATGTCGACTCACGATGCGCCGCTGATCCTTGCACTTGCCATCTGCCTGCTACTCTCCTGGGGCGCCAGCCTGATCGGGATGGCAGCCATTATTGGCGCATTCTTCGCCGGATTGATTTTCGCCGACTACTCGCCTGAGTGGAATCTTCAGCCCCGCATCCACGCCATCAATGAATTTCTTGCTCCGTTCTTCTTCTTCACCATGGGATCTCGCCTTGACCTTCGTGTCTTCTCGAAAGAGGTTCTGGTCGTTGCCGGCGTGATTTCCTTACTGGCCATCATCTCGAAACTGGTCGGCTGCGGAGTTCCCATGTTGCGCGAGGGCTGGCGTAACGCGCTGAAGGTTGGAGTCGGCATGACGCCTCGCGGCGAAGTAGCACTAATCGTCGCTCTCATCGGCCTGCAAATGAACGTCATCTCTCAACGTGCCTACGCCATCGTCATTTTCATGACTGCCATCACAACCGTCCTGCCGCCGCCCCTTCTTCGCATTCTGTATCGAGAGGAATCCGATGTGGCACAGCAGGCGTTGGTATCCGGCGCTGGCGCCGCCGAAGAAAGAGCAGAAGTAGTTGTCCCCGGCGACAATATCGGGTAA
- a CDS encoding helix-turn-helix transcriptional regulator, whose product MNIGETIRNFRLQKGMSQGDIEKRTGLLRCYLSRVENGHTIPSLDTLAKIASSMDIALAQFFADNSGENAPKNVPQLSEDEVRFLSQIRRYSSNLNDSDRKLVLAMVKKMAASSGR is encoded by the coding sequence ATGAATATTGGCGAAACAATCAGAAATTTCCGTCTACAGAAGGGCATGTCGCAAGGCGACATCGAGAAGCGCACGGGGCTTTTACGTTGCTACCTCTCGAGAGTCGAGAATGGACATACCATCCCGTCGCTTGACACGCTTGCCAAAATCGCATCGTCCATGGACATCGCGCTTGCGCAGTTTTTCGCCGACAATTCCGGCGAAAATGCGCCAAAGAACGTGCCGCAACTCAGCGAAGATGAAGTCCGTTTCCTGAGCCAGATTCGCCGCTATTCCTCCAACTTGAATGACAGCGACCGCAAACTTGTTCTGGCCATGGTGAAGAAAATGGCCGCCAGTTCGGGCAGATAG
- the prmC gene encoding peptide chain release factor N(5)-glutamine methyltransferase codes for MTLREALTAGIERLTANDVGSPRMNGEVLLMFTLGCDRAYLYAHPERELTADEQARYEAAVARRASGYPSQYITGHQEFWGLDFIVNPAVLIPRPETEHAVETVLELVREGDIARPKIVDVGTGSGAIALALAKELPQGEVSAVDFSADALDVAKLNAARLELDGRVRFLRSDVLADVARDGSFDFVVSNPPYVALSEADKVQDVVKKFEPQMAVFAGEHGMDVISRLIPQAHEALRTGGWLVMEIGYSMSEAVMRMMSGYEDVHAVPDLAGIPRVVVGRKA; via the coding sequence ATGACATTACGAGAAGCACTGACGGCGGGGATTGAGCGGCTCACGGCGAATGATGTCGGTTCGCCGCGCATGAATGGCGAAGTGCTCCTGATGTTTACGCTCGGTTGCGATCGTGCGTATCTGTACGCGCACCCCGAGCGGGAGCTAACGGCGGACGAGCAGGCGCGCTATGAAGCAGCGGTCGCGCGGCGCGCATCGGGGTATCCGTCGCAATACATCACAGGGCACCAGGAATTCTGGGGTTTGGATTTCATAGTGAATCCCGCGGTACTGATTCCGCGTCCGGAGACGGAACACGCGGTAGAGACGGTACTGGAACTTGTGCGCGAAGGCGACATTGCGCGCCCGAAGATCGTGGACGTGGGAACCGGTTCAGGAGCGATTGCGCTGGCGCTGGCGAAAGAGTTGCCGCAGGGCGAGGTGAGCGCCGTCGATTTTTCCGCCGACGCGCTCGACGTGGCGAAGCTCAATGCGGCGCGATTGGAGTTGGACGGCCGTGTACGTTTTCTCCGCAGCGATGTGCTAGCGGACGTTGCGCGCGACGGCAGCTTCGACTTCGTGGTATCGAACCCGCCATACGTCGCGCTGAGCGAAGCCGACAAGGTGCAGGACGTAGTAAAGAAATTCGAACCGCAGATGGCCGTCTTCGCGGGCGAGCATGGCATGGACGTCATCTCGCGGTTAATTCCGCAGGCCCACGAGGCACTGCGAACAGGTGGATGGCTGGTGATGGAAATCGGCTACTCGATGAGCGAAGCCGTGATGAGAATGATGTCCGGCTACGAGGACGTACACGCGGTCCCCGATCTGGCGGGCATCCCGAGAGTAGTGGTGGGCCGGAAAGCGTGA
- the purH gene encoding bifunctional phosphoribosylaminoimidazolecarboxamide formyltransferase/IMP cyclohydrolase — MARIQRAILSVTDKTGLVEFARRLAGMGVELISTGGTAKLLREAGIVVKDISDLTGFPEMLDGRVKTLHPKVHGGILHIRENAAHRAAIAEHGIEPIDMVVVNLYAFEKTAAKPGAHFEEIVENIDIGGPSMVRSAAKNFQDVAIVTSPSDYAAIADELATREGTLSLATKWRLAQKAFATTAAYDSAIASALEKVSCDGKAFDITGLNAETLPPTMRISATKVMDLRYGENPHQKAALYSDGSTTGIANGKQLQGKELSYNNIVDLQAAWDLACEFDEPFCAIIKHTNPCGSAVGKDIAEAFLRAFECDPVSAFGGVIALNRPVDGATAEAIAGLRHNGQSLFIECIIAPLFDQAARERFAKRKDLRLLEIQNAPQKWIVKTVSGGLLVQDSDLHKLNPATLKVVTERQPTEAEMRDLLFAWKVCKHVKSNAILYAKEGRGIGVGAGQMSRVDSARIGASKAVLPMEGCVAASDAFFPFPDGVEVIAAAGATAIIQPGGSKADPQVIATANNLGLAMVLTGVRHFRH, encoded by the coding sequence GTGGCAAGAATTCAGCGCGCAATTCTCAGCGTCACAGACAAAACCGGACTCGTCGAGTTCGCCCGCAGGCTAGCCGGCATGGGGGTCGAGTTGATCTCGACTGGCGGAACCGCCAAACTCCTGCGGGAAGCCGGCATCGTCGTCAAAGACATCTCCGACCTCACGGGCTTTCCCGAGATGCTCGACGGCCGCGTTAAAACGCTCCATCCCAAGGTTCACGGCGGCATCCTTCACATACGCGAAAACGCCGCGCATCGCGCCGCCATCGCCGAGCACGGCATTGAACCCATCGACATGGTCGTCGTCAACCTCTACGCCTTCGAGAAAACCGCCGCCAAGCCGGGCGCGCACTTCGAAGAAATCGTGGAAAACATCGACATCGGCGGCCCCTCGATGGTTCGCTCTGCGGCAAAGAATTTCCAGGACGTTGCCATAGTCACTTCGCCGTCCGACTACGCTGCGATTGCCGATGAACTCGCCACGCGCGAGGGCACACTCTCGCTCGCAACCAAGTGGCGTCTCGCGCAAAAAGCCTTCGCCACCACCGCCGCCTACGACTCCGCCATAGCTTCCGCGCTTGAGAAAGTCTCCTGCGACGGGAAGGCCTTCGACATCACGGGCCTCAACGCAGAAACACTTCCGCCAACCATGCGCATTAGCGCCACCAAAGTCATGGATCTTCGCTACGGCGAGAACCCGCATCAGAAAGCCGCGCTTTACTCCGACGGCAGCACCACCGGCATCGCCAACGGAAAGCAGTTGCAGGGCAAGGAACTCTCTTACAACAACATTGTCGACCTGCAAGCCGCGTGGGACCTGGCCTGCGAATTCGATGAGCCATTCTGCGCCATCATCAAGCACACGAACCCATGCGGCAGCGCCGTCGGCAAAGACATTGCTGAGGCTTTCCTGCGCGCCTTCGAGTGCGACCCTGTGTCGGCCTTCGGCGGCGTCATCGCGCTCAACCGCCCAGTGGACGGCGCGACGGCTGAAGCTATCGCCGGACTACGTCACAACGGCCAGTCCCTCTTCATCGAATGCATTATCGCGCCTTTGTTCGACCAGGCCGCGCGCGAACGCTTTGCGAAACGCAAAGACCTTCGCCTGCTGGAGATTCAAAACGCGCCGCAAAAGTGGATCGTGAAAACCGTCAGCGGCGGACTGCTTGTACAGGACAGCGACCTGCACAAGCTCAATCCCGCCACGCTGAAAGTCGTCACCGAGCGCCAACCTACCGAGGCAGAGATGCGCGACTTGCTCTTCGCGTGGAAGGTCTGCAAACACGTCAAGTCCAACGCGATTCTTTACGCGAAAGAAGGGCGCGGCATCGGAGTCGGAGCCGGACAAATGAGCCGCGTGGATTCAGCCAGGATCGGCGCATCCAAAGCCGTGCTCCCAATGGAGGGCTGTGTCGCCGCCAGCGACGCCTTCTTCCCATTCCCCGACGGCGTAGAAGTCATCGCCGCCGCGGGCGCAACAGCGATTATCCAACCCGGCGGCTCCAAAGCCGACCCCCAGGTCATCGCCACTGCGAACAACTTGGGCTTGGCCATGGTCTTGACCGGCGTGCGCCACTTCCGCCACTGA